A single Thunnus thynnus chromosome 6, fThuThy2.1, whole genome shotgun sequence DNA region contains:
- the LOC137184820 gene encoding PRA1 family protein 3-like, whose amino-acid sequence MAAKMELAPLRPWDDFFPGRDRFAKPEFGDLTKWNNRVISNLLYYQTNYFAVAVVVFLIVGFLNPLGMFLGGGVVVLVFMGSVWAGENKATIKNFKRKNPTLFVIGVMVTSYFVLSLCGGVMVFIFGITFPLLLILIHASLRLRNMKNRLENKIEGVGLKKTPMGIIMDLLDQQEEKMNKIQDFIESKLKD is encoded by the exons ATGGCAGCCAAGATGGAGCTTGCGCCTCTCAGACCGTGGGATGATTTCTTCCCCGGAAGGGACCGGTTCGCCAAACCAGAGTTCGGAGATTTAACAAAGTGGAACAACAGAGTGATCAGCAATTTATTGTACTACCAGACGAATTACTTCGCCGTGGCCGTGGTGGTTTTCCTCATTGTAGG GTTCCTGAACCCACTTGGTATGTTTCTGGGAGGAGGTGTGGTGGTTCTGGTCTTCATGGGTTCAGTGTGGGCAGGAGAGAACAAAGCCACCATCAAGAACTTCAAAAGAAAGAACCCCACCCTGTTTGTCATCGGGGTCATGGTCACCAGTTACTTTGTGCTGTCGCTGTGCGGTGGCGTCATGGTCTTCATCTTTGGAATCACCTTCCCTTTGCTGT TAATCCTAATCCATGCCTCTCTGAGACTGCGCAATATGAAGAACAGGCTGGAGAACAAGATTGAAGGCGTTGGGCTGAAGAAGACCCCCATGGGCATCATCATGGACCTCCTGGATcaacaggaggagaaaatgaacAAGATTCAGGATTTCATTGAAAGCAAACTGAAGGATTAA